One genomic region from Esox lucius isolate fEsoLuc1 chromosome 24, fEsoLuc1.pri, whole genome shotgun sequence encodes:
- the LOC117593955 gene encoding butyrophilin subfamily 1 member A1-like: MEDYRLAVICLLTLLSVCSAQYDVQVVGQSEPVVAIVGDDVILPCSLRTTIRTVGAVDESVEWQRPDLHPKEVHFYRSREDYNDDQNNNYRGRTSLFYEEMKNGNISLKLTGVKLSDAGNYTCFVPTLKSLDQKDSVQLVVASKPQVTIVGVEDLGVVLKCEAGGLMYRPEMTWLDSDGNILPDGPTETETDSEGHYTVRRHVTIQKTDNNTFTCRVQQQKINRKMETEIHVPDRMFPEPCQSWWRAWGFGGLTWGLFVLIVVVVVLYILNRKALLHWRRGELNEDPQINRTSLQNEIPLLNGNSNGNGNALSNGNRQNGFLPRDVEAGV; encoded by the exons ATGGAGGATTATCGGCTGGCAGTGATCTGTCTCCtgactctcctctctgtctgcagtGCGCAGTATGATG TCCAGGTGGTTGGCCAATCAGAACCAGTTGTTGCCATCGTaggtgatgatgtcatcctCCCTTGTTCTCTGAGAACCACCATCAGAACCGTCGGCGCTGTTGATGAATCAGTGGAGTGGCAGAGACCTGACCTCCATCCTAAAGAGGTGCATTTCTACCGTAGCCGTGAGGACTACAATGATGACCAGAATAACAACTACAGAGGAAGGACGTCACTGTTTTACGAAGAAATGAAGAACGGGAACATCTCCTTAAAACTGACCGGAGTGAAACTCTCTGATGCTGGAAACTACACCTGCTTTGTTCCAACACTAAAGAGCCTAGATCAGAAAGACTCTGTTCAACTCGTTGTTG CATCTAAACCACAGGTCACTATTGTGGGTGTTGAAGACTTGGGAGTGGTCCTGAAGTGTGAGGCTGGAGGGTTGATGTACAGACCTGAGATGACCTGGCTGGACAGTGATGGAAACATCCTCCCTGATGGacctacagagacagagacagactcagAGGGTCACTACACTGTGAGAAGACATGTGACCATCCAGAAGACTGACAACAACACATTCACCTGTAGAGTTCAACAGCAGAAGATCAACCgcaagatggagacagagattcatgtcccag aTCGAATGTTTCCTGAGCCATGCCAGTCCTGGTGGAGGGCCTGGGGGTTTGGGGGTCTGACCTGGGGTCTGTTTGTATTGATTGTTGTAGTTGTAGTTCTCTACATCCTGAATAGAAAAGCTCTACTGCACTGGAGAAGAG GAGAATTAAACGAGGATCCACAGATAAACAGGACATCTCTGCAGAATGAGATTCCCCTGTTGAATGGGAATTCGAATGGGAATGGGAATGCACTGTCCAATGGGAATCGGCAAAACGGATTCTTGCCCCGTGATGTTGAGGCTGGTGTCTAG
- the LOC105008461 gene encoding butyrophilin-like protein 10, translating into MESLKRVIFSLLFLPLLPVCRAEDTVQVVCQSEPVVAIVGDDVILPCSLRTTIRTVSAVDESVEWQRPDLKPKEVHFYRNRVDYNDDQNNNYRGRTSLFKEEIKNGNISLKLTGVKLSDSGNYTCFVPTLKSPFQKDSVKVIVAATSSPEISIVGVDDMGVILKCEAGGLIYRPEMTWLDSDGNILPDGSTETETDSEGHYTVRGHVTIQKTDNNMFTCKVIQHQINHKMETEIHVPDRMFPEPCQSWWRAWGFGGLTWGLFVLIVVVVVLYILKSKGLLHWGRGGLKNDPQINRTSLQNKIPLLNGNALSNGNLQNGFLPNDVEGGV; encoded by the exons ATGGAGTCTCTGAAACGAGTGATTTTCAGCCTTTTATTCCTGCCACTTCTCCCCGTCTGCAGAGCGGAGGATACAG TCCAGGTGGTTTGCCAGTCAGAACCAGTTGTAGCCATTGTaggtgatgatgtcatcctCCCTTGTTCTCTGAGAACCACCATCAGAACCGTCAGCGCTGTTGATGAATCAGTGGAGTGGCAGAGACCTGACCTCAAACCTAAAGAGGTGCATTTCTACCGCAACCGTGTTGACTACAATGATGACCAgaacaacaactacagaggaAGGACGTCGCTGTTCAAAGAAGAAATTAAGAACGGGAACATTTCCTTAAAACTGACCGGAGTGAAACTCTCTGATTCTGGAAACTACACCTGCTTTGTTCCAACACTAAAAAGTCCTTTTCAGAAAGACTCCGTTAAAGTTATTGTTG CTGCAACTTCTTCTCCAGAGATCTCTATTGTGGGAGTTGATGACATGGGAGTCATCCTAAAGTGTGAGGCTGGAGGGTTGATCTACAGACCTGAGATGACCTGGCTGGACAGTGATGGAAACATCCTCCCTGATGGatctacagagacagagacagactcagAGGGTCACTACACTGTGAGAGGACATGTGACCATCCAGAAGACTGATAACAACATGTTCACCTGTAAAGTTATACAGCATCAGATCAACCacaagatggagacagagattcatgtcccag aTCGAATGTTTCCTGAGCCATGCCAGTCCTGGTGGAGGGCCTGGGGGTTTGGGGGTCTGACCTGGGGTCTGTTTGTATTGATTGTTGTAGTTGTAGTTCTCTACATCCTGAAGAGTAAAGGTCTACTGCACTGGGGAAGAG GAGGATTAAAAAACGATCCACAAATAAACAGGACGTCTCTGCAGAATAAGATTCCACTGTTGAATGGGAATGCACTGTCCAATGGGAATCTGCAAAACGGATTCTTGCCCAATGATGTTGAGGGTGGTGTCTAG